A window of uncultured Gellertiella sp. genomic DNA:
CCACGCATCACCCGTGGTTTGATGTCGGATTTTGAGCGCCACATCATGACGCCCGAATAGACCAGATACAGGGCACCGACATATTGAATGAACCGTAAATTTTCGTTCATGTATCGCGCGAGTGCATTGAAGCCGATTGCCGTGAAAATCACAAACAGGAAAATGCTGCACACGACGCCTATACCGTAAGCGATACCTTGCGCTGGGCCAGATGAGACCGTTTTCGAGAGAATTGTGAGGTTGTCAGGGCCTGGGCTGGCAGCAAAGACGAAAAACGCCAGGCTGAAAGTAAAGATGGTCTGGATTTCCATCATTTTTTCCTCCGCCCTCGAATATCGTCGAAACTGAAATATCCGCCCTGGGGATAGTCATTGTTTCAGGCCAGTCCGGCTCCCCTCACATCACCAGCGGCCATTGCCTTGCCGTCGGGATAAGGGCGAGGATGTCGATGCCTTCAGGGGTGATCTGGTAGGCGAGGCTGTAGGGCAGGTCGGGGAAGGCGAGTTCGCGGGTGGTGGCGATCCTTCCGGCCTTGCCGATCTCCGGCTGCTCGGCAAGTGTCAGCGCCGCATGGCGGACCCGGGTGATGAGGGCGGCGGCAGAGGCGCGGTTCTCCTTCGATTTGAAATTGCCGATGAACCGCAACCGCTTCAGCGCCTTTTCCGTCCAGCGCACCCGTGTTCCCCGCGCCATCTCCTACTCCAGATAGGCGCGAAACAGGGTGGAGGCGTCCTCTTCCGAGGCAAACCGGCCCTCAAGCGCATCCGACAGGCCGGAGGCGATCTCGCCCACCTGCCACTCTTCATTGTCGACGAAATACTCGATGGCGCGCCCCGCCAGAATGGCGCGGGGCACCAGACTGGTGCGCGCGATGCGGTCCAGCCGACCAGCCGCATCCTCGGAAAGTTCCACCACTATTGTTGCCACGATTCGCATCTCCCCAATAAGAATCAGTATATTGGGAGAGATGATTCCGGTCAATATGTATAGAATCCAGATATACTATATTAATAAGTATAATTTCTAAATATAATTATCACTATGCGGATTCTGGACGCCTTGCCTGCCGGTGCAGGGGGCAGAAGACGGCCCCTGCACCGGCATTCCCGGGGTATCAGCGGTCGCTGACCTCCCAGCGCGGGTTGATCCAGGGTTCCTGGTTGGAGCGGGGCAGGGGCTGCCTGCCGAGGATATGGTCGGAGGCCTTTTCGCCGGTCATGATCGAGGGGCCGTTGAGATTGCCATAGGTGACATGCGGGAAGATCGAGCTGTCGGCAACGCGCAGGCCCTCGACGCCGATCACCCTTGTTTCGGGATCGACCACCGCCATGGGATCGCTGACCGATCCCATCCTGCAGGTGCCGCAGGGGTGATAGGCCCCTTCCAGATGCTCGCGCAGGAAGCCGTCCAGTTCGTCGTCGCTCTGCAGCCGGTTGCCGGGCTGGATCTCCTCGCCGCGATAGGGATCGAAGGCCTTCTGCGCGAAGATCTCGCGGGTGACGCGGATGGCGTGGCGGAACTTTACCCAGTCTTCCTCGTCGCTCATGTAGTTGAACTTCAGCACCGGCGCATCGCGCATGTCGGGCGAGCGCAGCGTCACCGAGCCGCGCGACTTCGACATGTTGTAGCCGACATGGGCCTGGAAGCCATGGCCATCGGCGGCCGACTTGCCGTCATAGGAAATGGCGATCGGCAGGAAGTGATACTGGATGTCGGGCCATTTGATGCCTGCCGCCGAGCGGATGAAGGCTGCGGCCTCGAACTGGTTGGAGGTGCCGAGACCCTTCTTGAAGAACAGCCACTGCGCGCCGACAATCCCCATCCAGAACCAGTTGTTCTTCGAATGCAGCGACACCGGCTTGGTGGCCTTGATCTGGTGGTAATATTCCAGATGGTCCTGCAGGTTCTGCCCGACTCC
This region includes:
- a CDS encoding type II toxin-antitoxin system RelE/ParE family toxin; protein product: MARGTRVRWTEKALKRLRFIGNFKSKENRASAAALITRVRHAALTLAEQPEIGKAGRIATTRELAFPDLPYSLAYQITPEGIDILALIPTARQWPLVM
- a CDS encoding LysE family translocator; this encodes MMEIQTIFTFSLAFFVFAASPGPDNLTILSKTVSSGPAQGIAYGIGVVCSIFLFVIFTAIGFNALARYMNENLRFIQYVGALYLVYSGVMMWRSKSDIKPRVMRGGIVRLLLTGFLLNISNPKMPIFYLALLPGILGIRPLTLADTIELLTIITLVEVIAIGAHVYVGHRAKSALADPKKIGALNRGAGALMIGAGVLVASR